From a region of the Alnus glutinosa chromosome 1, dhAlnGlut1.1, whole genome shotgun sequence genome:
- the LOC133857784 gene encoding probable protein phosphatase 2C 76, with product MQRLHRSVIVQVGQIGVFSKSKVQLGDIQRSFHACLGLKYLWNREFRTSLRMMVDTSATEKGVPSVDVLPEKDEDGGFASGGWKSEDGKLSCGYSSFRGKRATMEDFYDVKTSKVDGQIVCLFGIFDGHGGSRAAEYLKEHLFENLMKHPQFIPDTKLAISETYRQTDADFLDSERDTFRDDGSTASTAVLVGNHLYVANVGDSRAVISKAGKAIPLSEDHKPNRSDERKRIESAGGIVMWAGTWRVGGVLAMSRAFGNRMLKQFVVADPEIQDQEIDEELELLVLASDGLWDVVPNDDAVSLARTEEEPEAAARKLTEAAFNRGSADNITCIVVKFHHERADPASPNHD from the exons ATGCAACGATTGCATAGGAGTGTGATTGTTCAAGTTGGTCAGATAGGAGTATTTTCCAAAAGCAAAGTGCAGTTGGGTGATATCCAAAGGAGTTTCCATGCTTGTCTTGGCCTAAAGTATTTGTGGAATCGTGAATTTAGAACAAGTTTAAGGATGATGGTTGATACAAGTGCTACAGAAAAAGGGGTACCCAGTGTTGATGTGTTGCCTGAGAAGGACGAAGATGGTGGATTTGCTAGCGGAGGGTGGAAAAG TGAAGATGGAAAATTGAGCTGCGGATATTCAAGTTTTAGAGGAAAGAGAGCAACCATGGAGGATTTCTATGATGTCAAGACATCCAAGGTTGATGGGCAAATAGTCTGTCTGTTCGGAATATTTGATG GTCATGGCGGTTCTCGTGCAGCTGAATATttaaaggagcatctctttgaAAATCTCATGAAGCACCCACAATTTATACCCGACACCAAATTAGCTATTA GTGAAACATATCGACAGACTGATGCTGATTTTTTGGATTCTGAAAGAGATACTTTCCGGGATGATGGTTCTACTGCATCAACAGCAGTATTGGTTGGTAACCATCTATATGTTGCCAATGTTGGAGATTCAAGGGCAGTAATATCTAAGGCTGGCAAAG CAATCCCTCTTTCCGAAGACCATAAACCAAATAGAAGTGATGAGCGGAAGAGAATTGAAAGTGCTGGTGGCATTGTAATGTGGGCAG GTACTTGGAGGGTAGGAGGCGTGTTAGCTATGTCTCGTGCTTTTGGTAACCGCATGTTGAAGCAGTTTGTTGTGGCAGATCCTGAGATTCAG GATCAAGAGATAGATGAAGAATTAGAATTGCTTGTGCTGGCAAGTGATGGACTATGGGATGTTGTACCCAATGAC GATGCTGTATCTCTTGCCCGGACTGAAGAAGAACCTGAGGCAGCAGCTCGGAAGTTAACAGAGGCTGCTTTTAATCGTGGCAGTGCAGACAACATAACATGCATTGTGGTGAAATTTCACCATGAAAGAGCAGATCCAGCCAGCCCCAATCATGATTAG
- the LOC133857755 gene encoding uncharacterized protein LOC133857755 isoform X1, which yields MRMSKDSLDLAEKQVSRQITYEPHTAQKNNALEAPALASGSVSISSNQNRRVTREDIEVVRNLIERCLQLYMNRGEVINTLLCHARIEPGFTTLVWQKLEEENADFFKAYYSRLKLKQQIGSFNYLLEKQNQLMMFSATQKVPSAPMQNEIHHMPVNNQPLGYPILQQPPIPSMGQLPSTYVGNMPSGHMVHGIPAPDNFNPMQVASEKNVLMDRGAVDTVPVIPTCPMMRLENSSSSASLAYSGQFPFTPSELSGLSMEASRPDSAFKPSEDLQLGPDGETGQLKELFQSSIQNPCNFSIPSLTVDWSNWRELEELGDLSSSPLLTSDADAFLDSLGRKDFIVQDCLADAVPGAGFHREEQKP from the exons ATGAGGATGTCAAAG GACTCGCTAGATTTGGCTGAAAAACAAGTGTCAAGGCAGATAACATATGAGCCACACACAGCCCAAAAAAATAATGCGCTTGAGGCTCCTGCACTGGCCTCTGGTTCAGTATCCATTTCAAGCAACCAAAACAGAAGAGTTACGCGTGAAGATATTGAAGTT GTCCGCAACTTAATTGAAAGGTGCTTGCAGTTGTATATGAACAGAGGTGAGGTCATAAACACCCTTTTGTGTCATGCAAGAATTGAACCTGGCTTTACCACCTTGG TATGGCAAAagttggaagaagaaaatgcaGACTTTTTCAAGGCTTACTACTCAAGGCTTAAGCTGAAACAACAAATTGGTTCGTTCAATTATTTACTTGAGAAACAGAACCAGCTTATGATGTTCTCAGCAACTCAAAAGGTTCCATCGGCTCCTATGCAGAACGAGATTCATCACATGCCTG TCAACAATCAACCTCTGGGGTACCCAATACTGCAGCAGCCTCCAATCCCATCTATGGGTCAACTCCCAAGTACTTATGTGGGCAATATGCCTAGCGGTCATATGGTACATGGAATCCCTGCACCCGACAATTTCAACCCTATGCAAGTAGCTTCTGAGAAAAA TGTGTTGATGGACAGAGGTGCAGTTGATACAGTACCTGTCATTCCTACTTGTCCTATGATGAGGTTGGAGAATTCTTCAAGTTCTGCATCATTGGCATACAGTGGCCAATTTCCTTTCACCCCATCAGAGTTGTCAGGACTGAGCATGGAGGCATCAAGGCCTGACTCTGCATTTAAACCTTCTGAAGACTTGCAGCTTGGACCTGATGGTGAAACTGGACAGCTTAAGGAACTTTTTCAATCATCAATTCAGAATCCTTGTAATTTTAGCATCCCAAGTCTAACTGTGGACTGGTCAAACTGGCGAG AACTTGAAGAACTGGGAGACCTTTCTAGCTCTCCCCTTTTGACTTCTGATGCAGATGCATTTCTTGATTCTTTAGGGAGAAAAGACTTTATAG TTCAGGATTGCCTTGCGGATGCTGTCCCTGGTGCAGGCTTTCATCGAGAGGAACAAAAACCTTAG
- the LOC133857755 gene encoding uncharacterized protein LOC133857755 isoform X2 — MRMSKDSLDLAEKQVSRQITYEPHTAQKNNALEAPALASGSVSISSNQNRRVTREDIEVVRNLIERCLQLYMNRVWQKLEEENADFFKAYYSRLKLKQQIGSFNYLLEKQNQLMMFSATQKVPSAPMQNEIHHMPVNNQPLGYPILQQPPIPSMGQLPSTYVGNMPSGHMVHGIPAPDNFNPMQVASEKNVLMDRGAVDTVPVIPTCPMMRLENSSSSASLAYSGQFPFTPSELSGLSMEASRPDSAFKPSEDLQLGPDGETGQLKELFQSSIQNPCNFSIPSLTVDWSNWRELEELGDLSSSPLLTSDADAFLDSLGRKDFIVQDCLADAVPGAGFHREEQKP; from the exons ATGAGGATGTCAAAG GACTCGCTAGATTTGGCTGAAAAACAAGTGTCAAGGCAGATAACATATGAGCCACACACAGCCCAAAAAAATAATGCGCTTGAGGCTCCTGCACTGGCCTCTGGTTCAGTATCCATTTCAAGCAACCAAAACAGAAGAGTTACGCGTGAAGATATTGAAGTT GTCCGCAACTTAATTGAAAGGTGCTTGCAGTTGTATATGAACAGAG TATGGCAAAagttggaagaagaaaatgcaGACTTTTTCAAGGCTTACTACTCAAGGCTTAAGCTGAAACAACAAATTGGTTCGTTCAATTATTTACTTGAGAAACAGAACCAGCTTATGATGTTCTCAGCAACTCAAAAGGTTCCATCGGCTCCTATGCAGAACGAGATTCATCACATGCCTG TCAACAATCAACCTCTGGGGTACCCAATACTGCAGCAGCCTCCAATCCCATCTATGGGTCAACTCCCAAGTACTTATGTGGGCAATATGCCTAGCGGTCATATGGTACATGGAATCCCTGCACCCGACAATTTCAACCCTATGCAAGTAGCTTCTGAGAAAAA TGTGTTGATGGACAGAGGTGCAGTTGATACAGTACCTGTCATTCCTACTTGTCCTATGATGAGGTTGGAGAATTCTTCAAGTTCTGCATCATTGGCATACAGTGGCCAATTTCCTTTCACCCCATCAGAGTTGTCAGGACTGAGCATGGAGGCATCAAGGCCTGACTCTGCATTTAAACCTTCTGAAGACTTGCAGCTTGGACCTGATGGTGAAACTGGACAGCTTAAGGAACTTTTTCAATCATCAATTCAGAATCCTTGTAATTTTAGCATCCCAAGTCTAACTGTGGACTGGTCAAACTGGCGAG AACTTGAAGAACTGGGAGACCTTTCTAGCTCTCCCCTTTTGACTTCTGATGCAGATGCATTTCTTGATTCTTTAGGGAGAAAAGACTTTATAG TTCAGGATTGCCTTGCGGATGCTGTCCCTGGTGCAGGCTTTCATCGAGAGGAACAAAAACCTTAG